In Desulfosporosinus youngiae DSM 17734, the genomic stretch TTTAAGTATTGTTGAAGGAGACGACAAGCCCTCAAAGTATCCTGTGATTTTCCGCAATGCCAAAGCGGTTGTTCTCAATAAAATGGATCTGGAAAAGTTGACCGACGTGAACATGGAGACCATGAAAAAGGACATTTTAACCATAAATCCGGAGATACGTATTTTTGAAGTATCTTGTCGTAAGGGGAATGGGCTCAACGAATGGATCACTTGGCTGAATCAAGAGGTTTTGGATTATAAGGACTATAACGGATAATGTTTAAAGGGCCATACACCTGCTTTAGTCAAGCGGTGTATGGCCCTTGGAGTTTAGGCTGAAGTAAATTTTCCTTCTCGCTGTATGGAGTCGATTTCCTTGCGAACTAACTCCGTGAGACGGGGGAATAGTACCGAGATTTCAGGGCTTATTTCCAGTCCCCAGTCTAAACATTTAGGCTGGATACCGAAAATTAAGGTTTGCGGAGCTTGCCCCAAGAGATTGGCCATGGACAGTACTTCTATAATGCCGATTTGATGAAAAGAAACTTCGTATTGTTCAGGGATTATTTGGAGATCTCCCGGCTGAAAGCGGAATAATGCCCCTGGCTCTGCGTGTCCGTTGAAGGCATCGACGATAATCAGAAAGTCGACATCTTGAATCAGATGAACAAGTTCCAGGCCCGCTGTACCTCCTTCAAGTATCTCAACATTGGCAGGGAATTCAAACTTCGCTAATTCATCCAAAAAGCGAACCCCTAAACCCTCATCTGATAAGAGGATGTTTCCGACTCCCATCACCATAATCTTAGGTGATTGCATTATGATACGCTTTTCTCCTTTCGTCCTTTGCCGAAGAACATGAATAAAAACTGCTCATAGGCGGTAGTGAATACAAGATAAACATGAACGGCAATGACAGCGATAAATAACCACATTAAGAGGTAATGAAATCCCCGTACAGCAGCTAAACTGCCAAAATAACTGGCGGCACCCGACAATTGTTCCGGTCTGTAGAGTATGAAGCCGGTCACAGCTTGAACTATGGTCATAATGGGTAAGGCTATATAGGCCAATTTTTGGAGCGGGTTATATTTCCCGGTTTTAGGATGTTTACCAATAAACAAATAGTATTTAATTTGCGGCCAAGTAGTTTTGACATCCTGCTTGTTAAAGAAGAAATCGCCATAATCTTTATGTTTTCCAAAAAAGGAGTAATAAAAACGGAGAACCCCATTAATGATTAAAAGATACATAAAGATGAAATGTAAATTCCGAACCAAGTTCATGGGCATCCCGGGATAAGGGGAATGAATAAGAAAGCCTGTGATCGTTAATACCAGGAAATTGATCAAATTGACCCAGTGGCTAACACGCTGAAACAATGGGTGGTCTAAGTCTAATTGGCTAGACATGTGCTTCCCTCCTTTATTACCAGCCGATCTGGAATTTCTTAATATCGTTGGTTACTGGATCAATAAGGTGAATTGCACAGGCAAGGCAGGGATCGTAAGAGCGGACAACCCGGACAATGTTGACAGGATTATCGAGGTCAGGAACGGGCACTCCGATGAGAGCCTGCTCAACCGGGCCGCGGACATCCTTGTCATCCCGGGGCGAGAAGTTCCAGGTTGTTGGAACAACCATTTGATAATTTTCTGTTTTGTGATCAGCGACTTTGATAAAGTGACCAAGTGAGCCTCGCGGTACTTCGGTCATGCCTGCACCTTGCCCGGTAGCGGGGGCATTCCAATGTTCAGTGTCATGAATGCGAAAATCCTTGGAACCCATTTCTTTTTCTAAGGCATCCAACCAATTGAACATATCTTTAGCCATGAGAAGAGTTTCATAAGCACGAGCCGCATGACGTGCTACAGCACCCGGCTTAATGCTGTACTTGGCGATAATATCCATAAGT encodes the following:
- a CDS encoding HyaD/HybD family hydrogenase maturation endopeptidase, with the protein product MQSPKIMVMGVGNILLSDEGLGVRFLDELAKFEFPANVEILEGGTAGLELVHLIQDVDFLIIVDAFNGHAEPGALFRFQPGDLQIIPEQYEVSFHQIGIIEVLSMANLLGQAPQTLIFGIQPKCLDWGLEISPEISVLFPRLTELVRKEIDSIQREGKFTSA
- the cybH gene encoding Ni/Fe-hydrogenase, b-type cytochrome subunit, with product MSSQLDLDHPLFQRVSHWVNLINFLVLTITGFLIHSPYPGMPMNLVRNLHFIFMYLLIINGVLRFYYSFFGKHKDYGDFFFNKQDVKTTWPQIKYYLFIGKHPKTGKYNPLQKLAYIALPIMTIVQAVTGFILYRPEQLSGAASYFGSLAAVRGFHYLLMWLFIAVIAVHVYLVFTTAYEQFLFMFFGKGRKEKSVS